In Humulus lupulus chromosome 7, drHumLupu1.1, whole genome shotgun sequence, the following are encoded in one genomic region:
- the LOC133788237 gene encoding uncharacterized protein LOC133788237: MCKWLLGDMPNKTPRDVKTGSHGPAWFLTLKTPQSWLNDGHIDASEHMLCMRRKYFPNIYRQNAVVMNNYFSQVIPARYDQYKQTADKTKYYWDADIMSMLTGIEQQFLASWGGVEDVYWCQNYGQQHWFAIEASISSWTLTVYDSENSVISDAKLEDIMSPWCFMLPSLLMQSKLFTDSLMLKIPSAGNRPHRFTLRRKQKHELPKSKRSGDCGVYAIKYIEHLMVGLPLETICDENMEVFRNKWTTDLWYQNLLP, encoded by the exons atgtgcaagtggcttcttggagacatgcccaacaagaccccgcgggatgtaaagactgggagtcacggtccagcgtggtttctgacgttgaagacaccccagtcgtggctcaatgatggg catattgatgcgtcAGAACACATGCTTTgtatgcgtcgcaagtattttcccaatatatatcgacagaatgcagttgtgatgaacaattatttctcacaagtgatacctgcccgatatgatcagtacaagcaaacagccgacaaaacaaagtattattgggatgctgacattatgtccatgttgaccggcatcgagcagcagtttctggcatcttggggaggagttgaggatgtatattggtgccagaactatggacaacaacattggtttgccattgaggcttccatttctagttggactctgactgtttacgattcggaaaactcggtgattagtgacgcaaagcttgaggatattatgagtccatggtgctttatgcttccttctctgttaatgcagagtaaactgtttactgatagcttgatgttgaagattccatcagcagGAAATAGGCCGCATCGGTTCACATTgcgtcgcaaacagaaacacgagctccctaagtcaaagagaag cggggattgtggtgtgtatgctatcaagtatattgagcatctaatggtcggtcttccattggaaactatctgcgatgaaaatatggaggtgttcaggaacaagtggaccacagacttgtggtatcaaaatttgttaccttga